Proteins encoded in a region of the Halothiobacillus diazotrophicus genome:
- a CDS encoding zinc-finger domain-containing protein: protein MNPDTAAHPQDYKTPSSVNEVTVTKKDLPVFCPQGDEMLWNAHPRVYIHLESVGDTARCIYCSTVYRLID from the coding sequence ATGAACCCGGATACGGCGGCGCATCCTCAGGACTACAAGACGCCCAGTTCTGTGAATGAGGTCACGGTCACCAAGAAGGATCTACCGGTTTTCTGCCCCCAGGGTGACGAGATGCTTTGGAATGCGCACCCGCGCGTGTATATCCATCTCGAGTCCGTCGGTGATACGGCCCGCTGCATTTACTGCAGTACGGTTTATCGACTGATCGACTGA
- a CDS encoding mitochondrial fission ELM1 family protein translates to MTPETQRHVWLLTQGAVGLQNQAIGLAEHIGWPYALKKVNLVKPWRWLPGHWVPAAHTRLTEDSDILAPEWPDLVISCGRLGAAAALGVKRASGGRVFSVHIQNPQLPNHLVDLIVPPRHDALSGSNVVPTRGALHHVTPEKMDHALATQLNSHPDLARIKGQRPIIGVLIGGSNATATLTPEKSRQLMSSLVDAAATQEALLWITASRRTGADNIRAMESVLAGTGHWFWDNQGPNPYMAILGSADYLVVTGDSVSMVSEAASTGKPVYTLDFDGYSGRLNQFHEMLRAEGVTRPFTGELADWTYEPVNDTPQVAQIVRTRFDEHLANIVAADGSSVTTS, encoded by the coding sequence ATGACACCAGAGACACAACGTCACGTCTGGCTGCTGACTCAAGGCGCCGTCGGGCTCCAGAACCAGGCCATCGGACTCGCCGAACACATCGGCTGGCCCTACGCACTCAAGAAGGTGAACCTCGTGAAGCCCTGGCGCTGGCTGCCCGGCCACTGGGTGCCCGCCGCACATACCCGGCTCACCGAGGACTCGGACATCCTTGCCCCAGAGTGGCCGGACCTCGTCATCTCCTGCGGACGTCTCGGCGCGGCTGCTGCGCTGGGCGTCAAACGCGCCTCCGGGGGCCGGGTATTCAGTGTCCACATCCAGAATCCGCAACTGCCGAACCATCTCGTGGACCTGATTGTGCCGCCTCGACATGACGCGCTGAGCGGATCCAATGTCGTTCCCACGCGCGGCGCGCTCCACCATGTCACCCCGGAAAAAATGGATCACGCGCTCGCAACGCAGCTGAACAGTCACCCGGATTTGGCACGCATCAAGGGGCAACGTCCCATCATCGGCGTCCTGATCGGCGGGAGCAATGCGACGGCCACACTCACGCCGGAAAAAAGCCGGCAATTGATGTCCTCGTTGGTAGATGCGGCGGCAACGCAGGAGGCGCTGCTCTGGATCACCGCGTCACGCAGAACCGGGGCAGACAACATCAGGGCGATGGAGTCCGTCCTGGCGGGAACCGGCCACTGGTTCTGGGATAATCAGGGACCCAATCCGTACATGGCCATTCTGGGGAGTGCGGACTATCTGGTGGTCACGGGGGATTCCGTGTCGATGGTGTCCGAAGCCGCCTCGACGGGAAAACCCGTCTACACCCTGGACTTCGATGGTTATTCGGGACGACTGAATCAATTCCACGAAATGCTGCGCGCGGAGGGAGTGACGCGCCCGTTTACGGGTGAACTGGCTGACTGGACCTATGAGCCCGTCAACGATACGCCCCAGGTAGCCCAGATCGTACGCACCCGCTTCGATGAGCACCTCGCCAACATCGTAGCGGCCGACGGCTCATCCGTGACCACTTCCTGA
- a CDS encoding glycosyltransferase family 4 protein: MQLVPELESGGVERGTVEIAAALLAAGHRPIVVSGGGRMVAELEALGVRHITLPIGKKSLWTLRHVRTLRRLFVAQGVDIVHLRSRMPAWVGWLAWRRMDPATRPRLITTVHGPYSVNAYSAVMLRGERVIAVSEMIVDYIRRNYPWVGMANVRRIYRGVDPVAFPAGYRPDAAWLAAWEAQFPQTRDRWVLTLPGRITRWKGQLDLLDIVTRLKAAGVPVHGLIVGGAHPRKRRFLSELEQAIAQRGLAGDITLVGQRSDLREIMAISDVVLSLSTDPEAFGRVSLEALTLGRPVLGYAHGGVGEQLSAMYPSGAIPLGDVSAAVKILRQWHGQGAPAVPAERPFTLQAMQDQTLAVYEALWRSPRMEG, encoded by the coding sequence ATGCAATTGGTGCCTGAGCTCGAAAGCGGTGGGGTCGAGCGCGGTACCGTGGAAATCGCCGCGGCACTGCTCGCTGCCGGGCATCGGCCGATCGTGGTCTCGGGCGGCGGCCGCATGGTCGCGGAACTCGAAGCATTGGGCGTTCGGCACATTACCCTGCCGATCGGAAAAAAATCTCTGTGGACCTTGCGTCATGTTCGAACCCTGCGGCGACTCTTCGTGGCTCAGGGCGTGGATATCGTGCACCTGCGTTCGCGGATGCCCGCGTGGGTGGGATGGCTTGCCTGGCGACGGATGGATCCAGCCACGCGTCCTCGCCTGATCACGACCGTGCATGGTCCCTATTCGGTCAATGCCTATAGCGCCGTCATGCTGCGGGGCGAGCGCGTGATCGCCGTCTCGGAGATGATCGTGGACTACATTCGACGCAATTATCCGTGGGTGGGGATGGCGAATGTCCGGCGGATCTACCGGGGTGTCGATCCGGTGGCGTTCCCGGCGGGCTATCGCCCCGATGCTGCCTGGCTTGCGGCCTGGGAGGCACAGTTCCCACAGACCCGTGATCGCTGGGTGTTGACTTTGCCGGGGCGGATCACGCGCTGGAAAGGGCAGCTCGATCTGCTGGATATCGTCACGCGGTTGAAGGCGGCTGGCGTGCCGGTCCATGGATTGATCGTGGGCGGGGCGCATCCCCGCAAGCGCCGGTTTCTGAGTGAGCTCGAGCAGGCGATCGCGCAGCGTGGACTGGCGGGTGATATCACCCTGGTCGGACAGCGGAGCGATTTGCGGGAGATCATGGCCATCAGCGATGTGGTTCTGTCGCTGTCCACGGATCCCGAAGCGTTCGGTCGCGTCAGCCTGGAAGCCTTGACGCTGGGACGACCGGTGTTGGGTTACGCCCATGGCGGTGTCGGGGAGCAGTTGTCCGCCATGTACCCCTCGGGCGCCATTCCGCTGGGCGATGTGTCGGCCGCCGTGAAAATCCTGCGCCAATGGCATGGTCAGGGTGCGCCTGCCGTGCCCGCCGAACGTCCGTTCACGCTCCAGGCCATGCAGGATCAGACGTTGGCAGTCTACGAGGCGCTGTGGCGATCGCCACGGATGGAGGGCTAG
- a CDS encoding glycosyltransferase, translating into MRIALIMVSKGYGGLERHLVDLANTLCAQHTVAVFADVSFADRLASTIQFIPLPAGTWRYNPWALWRLKRQLDAFRPDVLHAQANKAARMVRLCGARAPVNVATIHNLKNDISPFHGYDGVIAVSQAAADRLRHPNIAVIPNGIAPPIPPSLSEIAACRAQWCPADEPMTLSVGRLVAAKGFDILLEAWRDLPGRLVIVGSGPDETALKAQHAALGLGDRVVFAGYRPDVPLLMAAADLLVIASRREGFPYVLIEALHTGVPIVATAIPGAADYLPADKVVPCGAPDPLHTALAQALDHRDILREAYQPWFARARAELTLDHMAQRTLDFYRQLSALKAESR; encoded by the coding sequence ATGCGCATCGCCCTGATCATGGTCAGCAAAGGCTACGGCGGCCTTGAACGCCATCTCGTCGACCTGGCCAACACCCTCTGTGCCCAGCATACGGTTGCCGTGTTCGCCGACGTCAGCTTTGCCGACCGCCTGGCTTCGACCATCCAGTTCATCCCGCTGCCTGCAGGTACATGGCGTTACAATCCGTGGGCGCTGTGGCGACTGAAGCGGCAACTCGATGCGTTCCGACCAGACGTCCTCCACGCCCAGGCAAACAAGGCCGCCCGCATGGTTCGACTGTGCGGTGCGCGGGCACCGGTCAACGTCGCCACCATCCACAACCTGAAAAACGACATATCGCCGTTTCACGGGTACGACGGCGTCATCGCCGTTTCTCAGGCCGCGGCAGACCGCCTCCGCCACCCGAACATCGCCGTCATCCCGAACGGTATCGCGCCGCCGATACCACCAAGCCTATCGGAGATCGCTGCTTGCCGCGCCCAATGGTGTCCGGCCGACGAGCCGATGACTCTTTCGGTCGGACGCCTCGTTGCGGCAAAAGGGTTCGACATCCTCCTCGAAGCTTGGCGGGATCTGCCAGGCAGGCTCGTGATCGTCGGCTCGGGGCCAGACGAAACCGCGCTCAAGGCACAGCATGCCGCGCTGGGGCTGGGTGATCGCGTGGTATTCGCCGGCTACCGGCCCGACGTGCCACTACTGATGGCGGCCGCCGATCTGCTGGTTATCGCCTCGCGGCGCGAAGGATTTCCGTATGTGCTGATCGAGGCCTTGCATACGGGCGTGCCGATCGTGGCCACGGCAATCCCCGGGGCGGCGGACTACCTGCCCGCGGACAAGGTCGTCCCTTGCGGCGCCCCGGATCCGCTGCATACCGCACTGGCACAAGCGCTCGATCATCGGGACATACTACGCGAGGCCTATCAACCCTGGTTTGCCCGTGCCCGTGCCGAGTTGACCCTCGACCACATGGCCCAACGCACGCTCGACTTCTATCGACAGCTGTCCGCCCTGAAAGCGGAAAGCCGATAG
- a CDS encoding 2OG-Fe(II) oxygenase, which yields MAAERLVNLDALANAPLVREPFPHVVVRDFLPESVMADIDKDFPDVPKRGSFPMSELRSGPSFAQLVEYLESEAVAQAFSEKLGLDLTGKPTTMTIRGYSGEQDGRVHTDSRSKIVTVLLYLNSGWNSPDGRLRLLRSDNLDDWFDEVPPDAGTLLAFVNTENAWHGHKPFVGQRRSIQLNWVVDEAAVRRSQWRHGLSARLKRWFGHKPRAEAY from the coding sequence ATGGCAGCAGAACGTTTGGTCAATCTCGATGCCCTGGCCAATGCGCCGCTCGTTCGTGAGCCCTTCCCCCACGTGGTGGTGCGGGATTTCCTGCCCGAATCGGTCATGGCGGACATCGACAAGGACTTCCCGGACGTGCCCAAACGCGGCAGTTTTCCCATGAGCGAGCTGCGCAGCGGGCCCAGTTTCGCCCAGTTGGTCGAATACCTGGAGAGCGAGGCGGTTGCTCAAGCCTTTTCCGAAAAACTGGGCCTGGACCTCACCGGCAAGCCCACCACGATGACGATCCGCGGTTACAGCGGCGAGCAGGACGGTCGGGTGCACACGGACTCGCGCAGCAAGATCGTCACCGTATTGCTGTATCTCAATTCCGGATGGAATAGCCCCGATGGTCGGTTGCGGCTGCTGCGTTCCGACAATCTCGATGACTGGTTCGACGAGGTGCCGCCGGATGCGGGCACGCTGCTGGCGTTCGTGAATACGGAAAATGCCTGGCATGGCCACAAGCCGTTCGTCGGCCAGCGACGGAGTATTCAGCTCAACTGGGTCGTCGATGAAGCAGCCGTGCGGCGCAGTCAGTGGCGACATGGGCTTTCGGCGCGTCTCAAACGCTGGTTCGGGCACAAGCCGCGCGCCGAAGCGTACTGA
- a CDS encoding polysaccharide deacetylase family protein, with product MMWVAVVAGVGLGLLLAALAARYNLWRPARSLRIPRILMYHSIRPMETATGRGEGIVTTPTQFAAQIDWLARHGARFVTVSQMAAATDRDHMVAVTFDDGYADNYRQAWPILQRYGAPATIYLAPEMSGIDPLTPAMIREMAAGGIEFGAHTLTHVHLPSTDNAVAEREIRQSRTAVQALTGQDCLSFAYPYGKLADRHVDMVRQAGFTTAVTTKKRILPWADVDPLRLPRLSMLGQMNRFEFWLTITRGRYRV from the coding sequence ATGATGTGGGTCGCCGTCGTGGCGGGGGTTGGGCTTGGCCTGCTGCTGGCCGCCCTGGCTGCACGCTACAATCTGTGGCGTCCGGCACGTTCCCTGCGCATCCCCCGCATCCTCATGTACCACAGCATCCGTCCGATGGAGACGGCTACGGGGCGGGGTGAGGGAATTGTGACCACACCGACGCAATTCGCCGCACAGATTGACTGGCTGGCGCGACATGGTGCCCGGTTCGTGACGGTGTCGCAGATGGCTGCCGCGACCGATCGCGACCATATGGTGGCGGTGACCTTCGACGATGGCTACGCCGATAACTACCGGCAGGCCTGGCCGATTCTGCAGAGGTATGGGGCGCCGGCGACGATCTATCTGGCGCCGGAGATGTCGGGCATCGATCCGCTGACGCCGGCGATGATCCGCGAGATGGCGGCGGGCGGGATCGAGTTCGGCGCGCATACCCTCACCCACGTTCACTTGCCGTCGACGGACAATGCGGTAGCCGAACGGGAGATCCGGCAGTCTCGCACGGCCGTGCAGGCGTTGACCGGGCAGGATTGCCTGAGTTTCGCCTACCCCTATGGCAAGCTGGCCGACCGACATGTCGACATGGTTCGGCAGGCGGGATTCACGACGGCCGTGACGACGAAGAAGCGCATTCTGCCCTGGGCCGATGTCGATCCGCTTCGGCTGCCGCGGCTGTCGATGCTGGGGCAGATGAATCGATTTGAGTTCTGGTTGACCATTACCCGAGGACGGTATCGCGTATGA
- a CDS encoding glycosyltransferase family 2 protein has translation MTHHLASPSPVPISVFLITKNCGRWLDQVLAPVADFAEIVVVDSGSTDETLAIAARYHARIIHQDFLGYGEQKQVALAQCTQPWVLNLDGDEVIDDELRAGIIRLVTEDDSAVTGGLVRFRDWFIGVPASKATRAITRVRLFRRERGRFLSEQIVHESIQLDPGGRIVTLPGWVEHFGVESVSLRTEKINRYSTMRAELDAARGKRHSALKLVTIFPLRFLKNYLLRRAFLSGRRGLIQAMASAYYSFLIEAKKFEAEERARLKLDQPTEATTASVPSPTKELS, from the coding sequence ATGACTCACCACCTTGCATCGCCATCGCCGGTGCCCATCAGTGTGTTTCTCATCACCAAGAATTGCGGTCGCTGGCTGGACCAGGTTCTGGCGCCGGTCGCCGATTTTGCGGAGATCGTCGTGGTCGACTCGGGCTCCACCGATGAGACGCTGGCCATCGCAGCCCGCTATCACGCACGAATCATCCATCAGGACTTTCTGGGCTATGGCGAGCAGAAGCAGGTGGCCCTGGCGCAGTGCACCCAGCCCTGGGTGCTGAATCTCGATGGTGACGAGGTGATCGATGACGAACTGCGCGCCGGGATCATCCGTTTGGTGACGGAAGACGATTCGGCGGTGACCGGGGGACTGGTGCGGTTTCGGGATTGGTTCATTGGGGTGCCGGCATCCAAGGCGACGCGGGCCATCACCCGGGTGCGCCTGTTCCGGCGCGAACGGGGACGCTTCCTTTCCGAGCAGATCGTCCATGAGTCGATCCAGCTCGATCCGGGCGGACGTATCGTCACGCTGCCGGGCTGGGTCGAGCATTTCGGTGTGGAGTCGGTCAGCCTGCGGACCGAGAAGATCAACCGGTACTCGACGATGCGTGCCGAGCTCGATGCGGCGCGCGGCAAACGGCACTCGGCCCTGAAGCTCGTGACAATCTTCCCGTTGCGCTTTCTGAAGAACTACCTGCTGCGCCGGGCGTTTCTTTCCGGTCGTCGCGGCCTGATCCAGGCCATGGCGAGCGCCTATTACTCGTTTCTGATCGAGGCCAAGAAATTCGAGGCCGAGGAACGTGCCCGGCTGAAGCTGGATCAACCGACGGAAGCGACGACCGCATCCGTACCATCCCCGACAAAGGAGCTGTCATGA
- a CDS encoding O-antigen ligase family protein, which yields MTTNAAGGLPPQGAKMNRWLMWGVMLLPILVLFKRVPAEIAVGVTVLIGLYLGYRRQNFRWLAEGWVYAAAALSLILLVLAPFSVNPGYSASQALLAFRWPVFAATLIWLFTRRPDALGLFERAMLAVTAFIILDTVLQYVTGTDIFGHPRPEAFRLTGPFAHSLVGTFTTRIWFISLALVWFVALRRGEGRALIAAAITSAIGVLFLFLTGERAAFLTLLLGSGLVFLGILVHYRRWRLRLLGLAVLGLVLVVGVGATQKEMVARSVDSTIHTITHLDETVYGLNFLTGLEEFRAHPWTGVGAREFKAYCDTQMPANHARYNAMGFDGCVLHPHNFYTGMLAEGGIFSFLAFSALVILLFVAVAQGARRSNQPMFAYFGAALLLTTFWPFQSSMEYFNGWTAAVIWTGIAWAIARARVPYAAGGSIGASAAV from the coding sequence ATGACGACGAACGCGGCCGGTGGCCTGCCCCCGCAAGGCGCAAAAATGAATCGCTGGCTGATGTGGGGGGTCATGCTGTTGCCGATCCTGGTGCTGTTCAAGCGCGTGCCGGCGGAAATCGCCGTTGGCGTCACAGTGCTGATCGGACTGTATCTGGGCTATCGCCGCCAGAATTTCCGCTGGCTGGCCGAGGGGTGGGTCTATGCGGCGGCGGCCCTTTCGTTGATCCTGCTGGTGCTGGCCCCGTTCTCCGTCAACCCGGGCTACTCTGCTTCGCAGGCGTTGCTCGCGTTTCGTTGGCCGGTGTTCGCCGCCACCCTGATCTGGCTCTTTACGCGGCGTCCGGATGCCCTCGGCCTGTTCGAGCGGGCCATGCTCGCGGTCACGGCCTTCATCATTCTCGACACGGTGCTTCAGTACGTCACGGGGACGGATATCTTCGGCCACCCGCGGCCGGAGGCTTTTCGCCTGACCGGCCCGTTCGCGCACTCGCTGGTGGGGACGTTCACGACCCGCATCTGGTTCATTTCTCTCGCGTTGGTCTGGTTCGTCGCTCTTCGGCGTGGTGAGGGGCGTGCGCTGATTGCGGCGGCAATCACCTCGGCGATCGGCGTGCTGTTTTTGTTTCTCACCGGCGAGCGGGCGGCCTTCCTGACCCTGTTGCTCGGTTCCGGCCTGGTGTTCCTCGGCATCCTCGTGCACTACCGGCGCTGGCGCCTTCGCCTGCTGGGGCTGGCCGTGCTCGGGTTGGTGCTGGTGGTCGGTGTGGGCGCGACCCAGAAGGAAATGGTGGCCCGCAGCGTGGACTCCACGATCCATACGATCACGCACCTTGACGAGACGGTCTATGGCCTGAATTTCCTCACGGGGCTTGAAGAGTTCCGGGCGCACCCCTGGACAGGGGTCGGTGCCCGCGAGTTCAAGGCCTATTGTGATACGCAGATGCCGGCGAACCATGCCCGGTACAACGCCATGGGTTTCGACGGCTGCGTGCTGCATCCGCATAACTTCTACACGGGGATGCTGGCCGAAGGCGGGATTTTCTCGTTCCTCGCGTTCTCGGCATTGGTGATTCTGCTTTTCGTGGCCGTGGCGCAGGGTGCACGCCGGTCGAATCAGCCGATGTTCGCCTATTTCGGCGCGGCGCTGTTGTTGACGACCTTCTGGCCCTTCCAGAGTTCGATGGAGTATTTCAACGGCTGGACCGCGGCGGTGATCTGGACCGGCATCGCCTGGGCGATCGCGCGGGCGCGGGTGCCGTATGCCGCGGGGGGTTCAATTGGTGCGTCGGCAGCGGTTTAG
- a CDS encoding glycosyltransferase family 4 protein gives MNAGRHCRTALVLSYREGFSVNDATSISLTIAEQLADDHDDILILGGPNAIAAGAPLVDGVIHPLRLPWWPIGPHNRRYERAIRQAVRALQLDRLELHNRGVLFHRLSDLPIGLALYLHNDPHLVGGLKTQADRLKILKRADYVVCVSEYIRQRFCAGLPDALCAKVHIGYNTLNLAEFAPTAPKDNEIVFVGRFIPEKGIVPLLQALKSTLPNHPDWRARIIGARYFGQKGLQYPYEKELLEELGTAHPQIEMPGYRPFAEVVELFRRARIAVVPSTWEEPFGRTALEGMAAGCAVIASRRGGLPEVLGDAGVLVEPTAEEISAALARLMSDPQYCDAVGQRCLARARTVFDPGPIHREINALRRSPRPSKG, from the coding sequence ATGAACGCGGGGCGACACTGCCGTACGGCGCTGGTTCTGTCCTATCGCGAGGGATTTTCCGTCAACGATGCCACGTCCATTTCATTGACGATTGCCGAGCAGTTGGCGGACGATCACGACGACATCCTGATTCTGGGTGGCCCGAATGCCATTGCGGCGGGCGCGCCGCTGGTCGATGGCGTCATCCATCCGCTCCGGCTGCCCTGGTGGCCGATCGGTCCGCACAACCGCCGGTACGAACGCGCCATCCGTCAGGCCGTTCGAGCCCTGCAGCTGGATCGACTAGAGCTGCACAACCGGGGCGTGCTGTTCCACCGGCTTTCGGACTTGCCCATCGGGCTGGCGTTGTACCTGCATAACGATCCGCACCTGGTCGGTGGACTCAAGACCCAGGCGGATCGCTTGAAGATTCTCAAGCGCGCCGATTATGTGGTGTGCGTCAGCGAATACATTCGCCAGCGTTTTTGCGCAGGCCTCCCGGATGCGCTCTGCGCGAAGGTGCATATCGGCTACAACACGCTGAATCTGGCTGAGTTTGCGCCAACGGCGCCGAAGGACAACGAGATTGTGTTCGTCGGTCGATTCATTCCGGAAAAGGGCATTGTGCCGTTGTTGCAGGCCCTGAAATCGACATTGCCCAACCATCCGGACTGGCGCGCACGGATCATCGGTGCCCGGTATTTTGGACAGAAGGGGCTCCAGTATCCCTACGAGAAGGAGCTACTCGAGGAATTGGGGACGGCGCACCCGCAAATCGAAATGCCGGGCTACCGGCCGTTCGCCGAAGTGGTCGAACTGTTCCGGCGGGCACGTATCGCGGTCGTACCCTCGACCTGGGAGGAACCCTTCGGGCGGACGGCGCTTGAGGGCATGGCGGCGGGGTGTGCCGTGATCGCTTCCCGGCGTGGCGGCTTGCCGGAGGTGCTGGGCGATGCCGGGGTGTTGGTCGAGCCGACGGCCGAGGAAATCTCGGCGGCGCTGGCGCGGCTGATGAGCGATCCTCAGTACTGCGATGCGGTCGGGCAGCGGTGTCTGGCGAGAGCCCGCACGGTCTTCGACCCTGGACCGATCCACCGCGAGATCAACGCACTGAGGCGCTCCCCCCGCCCGTCGAAGGGTTAG
- a CDS encoding lysophospholipid acyltransferase family protein — translation MERTPNLPAAASLTAFALSLPLRALAALPQSARLGLGRFVGRSVGRWLRKRRAVMQANLRCAFPAQDDVWRENVLNRHFERLGEDALESIWGWYGRTDTPPPHTVIGAEHIEAALARDQGVILNAGHFTQGEISVYLAARRWPVHAVYRPNDNPAIDELINRGRRRHLAGMIDRENTRGMIRTLRQGGIIWTAADQSYHGRQSAFIPFFGTRCATNIAVPVLARMGNAVVLPYYVRRTAGEYTVIIQPPLEGLPSGDDAADTARLVERLEAEIRQEPSGYLWGHRRYKDVAPGEASPYESGKKP, via the coding sequence ATGGAACGCACCCCGAATCTGCCTGCTGCCGCGTCACTCACTGCCTTTGCACTGAGCCTGCCCCTGCGTGCACTGGCCGCGCTACCGCAAAGCGCCCGACTTGGCCTGGGGCGGTTCGTGGGGCGCAGTGTCGGTCGTTGGCTCCGCAAGCGCCGCGCCGTCATGCAGGCCAATCTCCGTTGTGCGTTTCCGGCGCAGGACGATGTCTGGCGGGAAAACGTGCTCAACCGGCATTTCGAGCGGTTGGGCGAAGATGCGCTCGAATCGATTTGGGGTTGGTACGGCCGAACCGACACCCCGCCACCGCACACCGTGATTGGCGCCGAACACATCGAGGCGGCCCTTGCACGCGACCAGGGCGTGATCCTCAATGCGGGCCACTTCACGCAGGGTGAAATCTCCGTCTATCTGGCCGCACGCCGCTGGCCCGTGCACGCCGTGTATCGCCCCAACGACAACCCCGCCATCGACGAGCTCATCAATCGGGGTCGCCGCCGCCATCTGGCGGGCATGATCGACCGGGAGAATACCCGCGGCATGATCCGCACGCTCAGGCAGGGCGGCATCATCTGGACGGCGGCCGATCAGAGCTACCACGGCAGGCAGAGCGCCTTCATTCCGTTTTTCGGCACGCGCTGCGCCACCAATATCGCCGTACCGGTACTCGCCCGCATGGGCAATGCCGTCGTGCTGCCCTACTACGTGCGGCGCACGGCCGGCGAGTACACGGTGATCATCCAGCCGCCGCTGGAAGGCTTGCCCAGCGGCGACGATGCGGCAGACACCGCGCGACTGGTCGAACGGCTGGAAGCGGAGATCCGCCAAGAGCCGTCCGGCTACCTCTGGGGGCACCGGCGATACAAGGATGTCGCGCCCGGAGAGGCATCGCCCTACGAATCCGGCAAAAAGCCCTAA
- a CDS encoding 3-deoxy-D-manno-octulosonic acid transferase has protein sequence MPALLDKGRGMAGWVYRIALWLAFPWLFVDSLRRAIRAPAQHRIWLAQWGRLSSELPTGAIWLHAVSLGEVRAARPLIAALREDWPDCPLILSTTTETGARAARELGVPHFYAPFDYAFVQYLVFRRLRPKLLVVMETELWPNWLRAARAQNVPVALVNARLSDRSFSRYRRWGGHLLRDTLSCIRLICAQSEADRACFEALGASSADTVIQDCGNIKYDVALPTTVPWCAGERFVWLAASTHPGEEAVVLAAHRQVLIDMPDALLVLVPRHPERATAVAALIAEAGLAGQVGDDASTVAPGTQVFLLAQTGVLMRFFAAIPVVFMGGSLVPIGGHNPIEPALFGRAVVTGPQTRNFRDIYRQLDEHQAVRTVTNGSELAQAVLDAGRAPEDWRAVGDRARGVVADNRGATQRIMTGLARLLPSP, from the coding sequence ATGCCCGCACTTCTGGACAAGGGACGAGGCATGGCTGGCTGGGTCTATCGCATCGCGCTGTGGCTGGCGTTTCCGTGGCTGTTCGTCGATTCGCTGAGGCGGGCGATCAGGGCGCCTGCTCAGCATCGAATCTGGTTGGCGCAATGGGGGCGCCTGTCGTCCGAATTGCCGACCGGTGCAATCTGGCTGCATGCCGTGTCGCTCGGCGAAGTGCGTGCCGCCCGTCCGTTGATCGCGGCATTGCGGGAGGACTGGCCGGACTGCCCGCTGATTCTCAGCACGACGACAGAAACCGGTGCGCGTGCTGCACGGGAGCTCGGGGTGCCTCATTTCTACGCGCCGTTCGATTATGCTTTCGTCCAGTATCTCGTGTTCCGACGGTTGCGCCCCAAGTTGCTGGTCGTGATGGAAACCGAGCTCTGGCCGAACTGGCTGCGGGCCGCCCGGGCGCAGAACGTGCCGGTGGCACTGGTCAATGCGCGGTTGTCGGACCGCTCTTTTTCCCGCTACCGTCGGTGGGGCGGGCACCTGTTGCGCGATACGCTGTCCTGCATTCGTCTCATCTGTGCACAGTCTGAGGCCGACCGGGCGTGCTTCGAGGCGTTGGGTGCCTCATCCGCCGATACGGTGATTCAGGATTGCGGCAATATCAAATACGATGTGGCCTTGCCGACCACGGTGCCTTGGTGTGCTGGCGAGCGATTCGTCTGGCTGGCGGCCAGTACCCATCCAGGGGAAGAAGCGGTCGTGCTGGCGGCGCATCGGCAGGTGCTGATCGATATGCCGGACGCCCTGCTGGTGCTGGTGCCCCGTCATCCCGAGCGGGCAACGGCGGTCGCGGCGTTGATCGCTGAGGCGGGGCTCGCGGGGCAGGTCGGCGACGACGCATCGACGGTAGCTCCGGGTACTCAGGTGTTCCTGTTGGCGCAAACCGGGGTGTTGATGCGCTTTTTTGCCGCCATCCCGGTCGTTTTCATGGGGGGCTCCCTCGTGCCGATCGGTGGGCATAACCCCATCGAGCCGGCCTTGTTCGGACGCGCCGTCGTTACGGGGCCGCAGACTCGAAATTTCCGCGATATCTATCGGCAACTCGACGAGCATCAGGCCGTGCGCACGGTGACGAACGGCAGCGAGCTGGCTCAGGCCGTGCTCGATGCCGGTCGCGCGCCCGAGGATTGGCGCGCGGTCGGTGATCGCGCACGGGGGGTTGTCGCGGATAACCGGGGTGCAACCCAACGGATAATGACCGGTCTGGCGCGGTTGCTGCCGTCGCCATAG